In the Campylobacter showae genome, one interval contains:
- a CDS encoding MacB family efflux pump subunit yields MIELKNLSKKFKLGDNTFDALKDVNLSIKKGEFIAIIGQSGSGKSTLMNILGCLDNPSGGQYLLEERDISKFEGDELARLRREKFGFIFQRYNLLSTLTTLQNVALPSVYAGISKKDRDKKASELLEGLGLGEKLQNLPNKLSGGQQQRVSIARALINGGEIILADEPTGALDSKSGLMVMEILTNLHKQGHTIIIVTHDPNIAAYANRIIEIKDGKILSDTVKSEEIFASEKPSPKQKNIFSFYKDQFIESFKMSINAILSHKLRSALTMLGIIIGITSVICVVALGQGSQEQILSDIRGIGTNTIDILNGKGFGDMRSERVRNLTVSDAAMLSKQDYLDSVTPNASASGTLTYGNKSASATIRGGSEESLNVMGYKVEAGRVFTAQEVAESASVIVIDQPTREQFFANEDPLGKTVLFNKRPFRIIGVVAKNDNMFADSSTLRTFSTYTAAINKLTGDRHLSSITVKVKDNVNAQIAEQSLTEILTAKHGKKDFFTRNSDTIKKTIEETTRTMTLLISCIAFISLLVGGIGVMNIMLVSVTERTKEIGIRMAIGARQGNILEQFLIEAVLLCLIGGLIGVGTAFGIGYLAENFAPGVKMIFSQTSIVVALAVSSAIGVIFGYMPARSASKLNPIDALTRE; encoded by the coding sequence TTGATAGAACTTAAAAATTTAAGCAAGAAATTTAAGCTCGGCGATAATACCTTTGACGCGCTAAAAGACGTAAATTTGAGCATAAAAAAGGGCGAGTTTATCGCTATCATCGGACAAAGCGGATCGGGTAAATCCACGCTCATGAACATCCTTGGCTGCCTGGATAATCCAAGCGGCGGGCAGTACCTGCTAGAAGAGCGCGACATATCTAAATTTGAAGGCGACGAGCTGGCGCGTTTGCGTAGGGAAAAATTTGGCTTTATCTTTCAGCGCTATAACCTGCTATCTACGCTAACCACGCTGCAAAACGTAGCTTTGCCTAGCGTATATGCGGGCATTTCTAAAAAAGATCGCGATAAAAAAGCGAGCGAGCTTTTAGAAGGGCTCGGTCTTGGCGAAAAGCTGCAAAATCTGCCAAATAAACTTAGCGGTGGGCAGCAGCAGCGAGTCTCGATCGCTAGAGCGCTCATAAACGGCGGCGAGATCATCCTAGCAGACGAGCCTACGGGCGCGCTAGATAGCAAAAGCGGCCTCATGGTGATGGAAATTTTAACGAATTTACACAAGCAAGGCCACACTATCATCATCGTCACGCACGACCCAAATATCGCCGCATACGCAAACCGCATCATCGAGATAAAAGACGGTAAAATTTTGAGCGATACGGTAAAAAGCGAGGAAATTTTCGCCTCCGAAAAACCGTCGCCGAAGCAAAAAAATATCTTTAGCTTTTATAAAGATCAGTTTATCGAGAGCTTTAAAATGTCGATAAACGCGATACTTAGCCACAAACTTCGCTCGGCGCTAACGATGCTTGGCATCATCATCGGCATCACATCGGTCATCTGCGTCGTAGCGCTAGGTCAGGGCTCGCAGGAGCAGATACTCTCCGATATCCGCGGTATCGGTACAAACACGATCGATATCCTAAACGGCAAGGGTTTTGGCGATATGCGCTCGGAACGGGTGAGAAATTTGACCGTTAGCGACGCGGCAATGCTATCTAAGCAAGACTATCTAGATAGCGTGACGCCAAACGCCTCCGCTAGCGGCACGCTCACCTACGGCAACAAATCAGCCTCGGCTACGATTAGGGGCGGCAGCGAGGAGAGCCTAAACGTCATGGGCTACAAGGTAGAGGCCGGGCGGGTATTTACCGCCCAAGAGGTCGCAGAGTCGGCGTCCGTGATCGTGATAGATCAGCCAACTAGGGAGCAGTTTTTCGCAAACGAAGATCCGCTGGGCAAGACCGTGCTTTTTAACAAACGCCCATTTAGGATCATCGGCGTAGTGGCCAAAAACGACAATATGTTTGCCGACTCTAGCACTCTGCGCACGTTTTCTACATACACCGCGGCTATAAACAAACTAACGGGCGATAGGCACCTATCATCTATCACGGTTAAGGTTAAAGATAACGTAAACGCGCAAATCGCCGAGCAGAGTTTAACGGAAATTTTAACCGCCAAGCACGGCAAAAAGGACTTTTTTACTAGAAACTCCGACACGATCAAAAAAACGATCGAGGAGACTACTAGAACCATGACGCTGCTGATCTCTTGTATCGCCTTTATCTCGCTGCTAGTGGGCGGTATCGGCGTGATGAACATCATGCTAGTCTCCGTAACCGAGCGCACTAAGGAAATCGGCATCAGGATGGCGATCGGCGCGCGTCAGGGAAATATCCTCGAGCAGTTTTTGATCGAGGCGGTACTACTGTGTCTTATCGGCGGATTAATCGGCGTCGGGACGGCATTTGGTATCGGCTATCTAGCGGAAAATTTCGCGCCCGGCGTAAAGATGATATTTTCGCAGACTTCTATCGTGGTAGCGCTTGCGGTTTCTAGCGCGATAGGCGTGATATTTGGCTATATGCCGGCTCGCAGCGCCTCAAAACTAAATCCGATCGACGCTCTAACAAGGGAATAA
- a CDS encoding sensor histidine kinase, whose translation MSERSAVIAKILSLYLITSALFLGYFFTNDYKMKKEALISNEVKNLKEIKMGIYMKARMDGLGAVKSFTAEKDVKACIVAKSGQILYGEAGCAKFDDAQSSTVVSDGKVTIFEALQNMDEGGADELATAKIALSGKNVTSELNLLRLRTALNLLIVLGVIMIIAFYLAKTALAPLHAKIAALNRFIKDSTHELNAPLSVILMSIETADKSSLSQRNLKRLNNIQIAAKTLSRTYEDLTYLSFGASRSAPKEELNLRDILNERLEFFAPFFAKRGLDLRLNLKDALINANGYELKRAVDNLLSNAVKYANQGGYVAVSLQDGELKISNSGEGLSKEQQDKIFERYTRFNEDQGGFGIGLNLVKRACENNAISVACESESGKETTFTLRWTH comes from the coding sequence ATGTCTGAGCGCTCCGCCGTTATAGCTAAAATCCTCTCGCTTTATCTCATCACTAGCGCCCTATTTTTGGGATATTTTTTTACGAACGACTATAAGATGAAAAAGGAAGCCCTCATCTCAAACGAGGTAAAAAATCTAAAAGAGATCAAGATGGGTATCTATATGAAAGCGCGTATGGACGGGCTTGGCGCAGTAAAAAGCTTTACCGCCGAAAAAGACGTCAAAGCCTGCATCGTAGCTAAAAGCGGTCAAATTTTATACGGCGAGGCGGGCTGCGCTAAATTTGACGACGCCCAGAGTAGCACGGTCGTATCAGACGGCAAGGTGACGATATTTGAGGCTTTGCAAAATATGGACGAAGGCGGCGCGGACGAGCTAGCCACGGCAAAGATCGCGCTAAGCGGTAAAAATGTCACGAGCGAGCTAAATTTGCTTCGACTGCGTACGGCGCTAAATTTGCTTATCGTTTTAGGCGTCATCATGATAATCGCCTTTTATCTAGCAAAGACCGCGCTAGCGCCGCTTCACGCCAAGATCGCCGCGCTAAATCGCTTTATCAAAGACTCTACTCACGAGTTAAACGCGCCCCTTAGCGTCATACTTATGAGCATCGAAACGGCAGATAAAAGTAGCCTAAGCCAGAGAAATTTAAAGCGCCTAAACAACATCCAAATCGCCGCCAAAACGCTAAGCCGTACCTATGAGGACCTAACGTATTTATCCTTTGGCGCCTCACGCTCCGCACCAAAAGAGGAGCTAAATTTGAGAGACATTTTAAATGAGCGACTCGAATTTTTTGCTCCGTTTTTTGCTAAACGGGGGCTTGATTTAAGGCTAAATTTAAAAGACGCTCTCATAAATGCAAACGGCTATGAGCTAAAACGCGCGGTAGATAACCTACTAAGCAACGCCGTAAAATACGCAAACCAAGGCGGCTACGTCGCGGTTAGTTTGCAAGACGGCGAGCTAAAAATCTCAAATAGCGGCGAGGGGTTAAGCAAAGAGCAGCAAGATAAAATTTTCGAGCGATACACGCGGTTTAACGAAGACCAAGGCGGCTTTGGCATAGGGCTAAATTTAGTTAAAAGAGCCTGCGAAAACAACGCTATATCCGTAGCCTGCGAGAGCGAATCCGGCAAAGAAACTACCTTTACGCTTAGGTGGACTCATTAA
- a CDS encoding response regulator transcription factor has translation MTQILLVEDDETLSELISEYLSEQGYDVTVRADAKAALDTAYERNFDILILDVKLPKGDGFSLLRELRRLGDDTPAIFTTSLNALQDLEIGYKSGCDDYLKKPYELKELLLRIQILIKRKFSHVNDEFIELNDGYKFYPSSKTLRQNGQIVNLSNKESELLALFLENKNALLSKETIFEKIWNYGEEPSELSLRVYVKNLRRILGKDAIINRRGDGYIYV, from the coding sequence ATGACGCAAATTTTGCTCGTAGAGGACGATGAGACGCTAAGCGAACTCATCAGCGAGTATCTGAGCGAACAAGGCTACGACGTGACCGTTCGCGCCGATGCTAAAGCAGCTCTAGATACCGCCTACGAGCGAAATTTTGATATCCTCATCCTCGACGTCAAGCTACCTAAAGGCGACGGTTTCTCCCTTTTGCGCGAACTTAGGCGGCTTGGCGACGACACGCCTGCGATCTTTACCACTTCGCTAAACGCGCTGCAAGACCTAGAAATCGGCTACAAAAGTGGCTGCGACGACTACCTAAAAAAGCCGTACGAGCTAAAAGAGCTTTTGCTTCGTATTCAAATTTTAATCAAGCGCAAATTTTCTCACGTAAATGACGAATTTATCGAGCTTAACGACGGATATAAATTTTATCCAAGCTCCAAAACGCTCCGGCAAAACGGACAAATCGTAAACCTCTCAAACAAAGAAAGCGAGCTTTTGGCGCTATTTTTGGAAAATAAAAACGCGCTGCTGAGCAAAGAGACGATATTTGAGAAAATTTGGAACTACGGCGAAGAGCCCAGCGAGCTGAGCCTGCGAGTTTACGTCAAAAACTTACGCCGCATTTTAGGCAAGGACGCGATCATAAATAGGCGCGGCGACGGATATATCTATGTCTGA
- a CDS encoding AEC family transporter, translating into MFTQLLSIFIIIASGYGAKKFKVFEQKNASVFINYALCFALPALIFDKIYHVNIDTTLINVIATGFACSMLGAAAIFLACRFLKFNKATTVSAVLLGMFGNTVFMGMPIIKGFFGEDAMNEVIFYDQLATSIPISIFGPFILAFGAPAKVSLVQNVMKVIKFPPFVALILGFLLRGFPLPKVLFDALTLFAQSVVPVALFAIGIGLGFRSIKSCYKSTAVVIAGKMLLAPFIFILVTIVLGVNFGQIWMIGILQCAMPPMVLASAMIMKAELDSQLAVAAVAVGVAFSFISLPLLSYVFSLMA; encoded by the coding sequence ATGTTCACGCAATTATTATCCATTTTTATCATTATCGCTTCGGGCTACGGGGCGAAAAAATTTAAAGTCTTCGAACAAAAAAACGCCTCCGTTTTCATAAACTACGCGCTTTGCTTCGCGCTTCCGGCGCTGATTTTCGATAAAATTTACCACGTAAACATCGACACCACGCTTATCAACGTCATCGCCACGGGTTTTGCTTGTTCAATGCTGGGTGCTGCGGCGATATTTTTGGCGTGCAGATTTTTAAAATTTAACAAAGCCACGACTGTGAGCGCCGTGCTGCTAGGGATGTTTGGAAATACCGTATTTATGGGTATGCCTATCATCAAGGGCTTTTTCGGCGAGGACGCGATGAACGAAGTTATCTTTTACGATCAGTTAGCCACCTCGATCCCGATTAGCATTTTTGGGCCTTTTATCCTGGCTTTCGGCGCTCCGGCGAAGGTTTCGCTCGTGCAAAACGTTATGAAAGTGATCAAATTTCCCCCTTTCGTCGCGCTTATTTTGGGCTTTTTGCTTCGCGGCTTTCCGCTTCCAAAGGTGCTATTTGACGCGCTTACGCTTTTTGCGCAAAGCGTCGTTCCGGTAGCTCTTTTTGCGATAGGCATCGGACTTGGATTTAGGAGCATCAAGAGCTGTTACAAATCAACGGCCGTGGTAATCGCGGGCAAGATGCTGCTAGCGCCTTTTATTTTTATATTAGTCACGATAGTTTTGGGCGTAAATTTCGGTCAAATTTGGATGATAGGCATATTACAGTGCGCCATGCCGCCGATGGTGCTAGCAAGCGCGATGATCATGAAAGCAGAGCTTGATAGCCAGCTAGCAGTAGCTGCCGTAGCCGTGGGAGTGGCGTTTAGCTTTATTAGCCTGCCGCTTTTATCGTACGTTTTTAGCCTGATGGCATAA
- a CDS encoding efflux RND transporter periplasmic adaptor subunit — translation MKKFIKFIVIVAILAGAGYYFYDKNNVPQVDQFIASKAVRGELVKSIESNGEIYATELIDVGAQVGGQIKKLYVKLGDVVKAGDMIAEIDSATQQNNVDTKKAQLGIYEAKLNSAKVALEISKTKFKREQELFAKNATSKEEFENAKNTLAANEASLKEIEAQIVQAKISLNTAQIDLGYTKITAPKGGVVVSVQVEEGQTVNSNQTTPTIVNIADLSKVQLKMEIAEGDITKIKVGSRVEYSILSEPNRKFHARISSIDPGLTTLSNGKYTTTTSSGSTASSSSSSAIYYYAKAIVDNADGTLRIGMTTQNTVILDSAKDAVIVPSIAVKNEDGKSVVYVLKKDKDGLDTAERREVQTGLTDSLKTQILSGVEEGEEVVTKRNSAAEISEMLEQEKRRMGF, via the coding sequence ATGAAGAAATTTATCAAATTTATCGTTATCGTAGCTATTTTGGCGGGTGCGGGCTATTATTTTTACGATAAGAATAACGTCCCGCAAGTCGATCAGTTTATCGCCTCAAAAGCCGTTCGCGGCGAGCTAGTAAAAAGTATCGAAAGTAACGGCGAGATCTATGCTACCGAGCTAATCGACGTAGGCGCACAGGTAGGCGGTCAGATCAAAAAGCTCTACGTAAAGCTCGGCGACGTCGTAAAAGCCGGCGACATGATAGCAGAAATCGACTCCGCGACCCAGCAAAATAACGTAGATACCAAAAAAGCGCAGCTTGGGATTTACGAAGCGAAGTTAAATTCGGCCAAAGTCGCGCTTGAGATTTCAAAGACCAAATTTAAGCGCGAGCAAGAGCTTTTTGCTAAAAACGCAACCTCAAAAGAGGAGTTTGAAAACGCCAAAAATACCTTAGCCGCAAACGAAGCCTCGCTAAAAGAGATTGAGGCGCAAATCGTGCAGGCTAAAATCTCTCTAAACACCGCTCAGATAGATCTTGGCTACACTAAAATCACCGCTCCAAAAGGCGGCGTCGTGGTCTCCGTGCAGGTCGAGGAGGGTCAAACCGTAAACTCAAATCAAACTACGCCCACTATCGTAAATATCGCAGATCTAAGCAAAGTGCAGCTAAAAATGGAGATCGCCGAGGGCGACATCACGAAGATAAAGGTAGGCTCAAGGGTCGAGTACTCGATACTATCCGAGCCGAATCGTAAATTTCACGCGCGTATTAGCTCGATAGATCCGGGGCTAACCACGCTAAGCAACGGCAAATACACCACGACCACAAGCTCCGGCTCGACCGCCTCAAGCTCGAGCAGTTCGGCGATCTACTACTACGCCAAAGCTATCGTGGATAATGCCGATGGCACGCTAAGGATCGGTATGACCACGCAAAATACCGTCATCCTAGATAGCGCTAAAGACGCCGTCATAGTGCCCTCGATAGCCGTCAAAAACGAAGACGGCAAAAGCGTAGTCTACGTGCTAAAAAAGGATAAAGACGGGCTAGATACGGCCGAGCGAAGAGAGGTGCAAACGGGACTAACCGACAGCCTAAAAACTCAAATTTTAAGCGGAGTAGAGGAAGGCGAGGAGGTCGTGACGAAGCGAAACTCGGCGGCTGAAATTAGCGAAATGCTCGAACAAGAAAAAAGAAGAATGGGCTTTTAA
- a CDS encoding bifunctional aconitate hydratase 2/2-methylisocitrate dehydratase, with protein sequence MDFFTQYEKHVKEREALGVPPLPLNEEQTRKVCELLKLESVHEREYLGLLSGRVPPMEPGSEGEAIIAARLDENQKRIKRLVNLLANRVNPGVDDAAKVKAEFLNEIINHGLEISGLDKIAAVNLLRPMLGGYSVIVLLESLKNADEAVAQAACNVLKETIFVHDYFNDVAQLAKSNKFGLEVLRSWAEAEWFRARESLPRRIRAVIFKVAGETNTDDLSPASEAYTRSDIPLHANAMLVKRQPGSLEAIRELKKSGLEVVYAGDVVGTGSSRKSGINSIQWHLGREIEGVPNKKTGGIVIGTAIAPIFFNTAEDSGALPIVADVSALETGDVVDIYPYAGEMLRVGRVNLSAEGKFDAVQIYGDKNGGKFEYEADEANLDTAAKPEGEPVARFTLAPNTIFDEIRVGGRIPLIIGRSLCAKARAALNLGAEDIFARPAQPQTDESEGYTLAQKIVGKACGVQGIRAGQYCEPATLTVGSQDTTGPMTRDEIKELASLGFSADFVLQSFCHTAAYPKPSDLETQRTLPKFMSSRGGVSLRPGDGVIHSWLNRMVLPDTVGTGGDSHTRFPIGVSFPAGSGLVAFAAVSGAMPLNMPESVLVRFSGRLQKGVTLRDLVNAIPYYAIKRGLLTVEKKGKKNVFAGKILEIEGLEELKVEQAFELSDASAERSAAACAVNLSIESVAEYVRSNVALIEAMIEAGYESRASLERRAAKMREWLAAPSLLRADKNARYAEVIEINLDEITEPILACPNDPDDVATLSEVLADSSRPHKIDEVFVGSCMTNIGHYRALGEALRGLGTLPTRLWIAPPTKMDQVLLEKEGYYDIFRAVGARTEVPGCSLCMGNQARVNDGATVFSTSTRNFDNRMGMGARVYLGSAELAAVCAVLGRLPSISEYMSIVPQKLAGKEAQIYRYLNFNEIENFKI encoded by the coding sequence ATGGACTTTTTCACGCAGTACGAAAAGCACGTAAAAGAGCGCGAGGCCCTAGGCGTGCCGCCGCTACCGCTAAACGAGGAGCAGACCAGAAAAGTTTGCGAGCTTTTAAAGCTTGAAAGTGTGCACGAGAGGGAGTATCTAGGCTTACTTTCAGGACGCGTGCCACCGATGGAGCCGGGCAGCGAGGGCGAAGCGATTATCGCCGCAAGGTTAGATGAAAATCAAAAGAGGATAAAGCGGCTCGTAAATTTACTCGCAAATCGCGTAAATCCGGGCGTAGACGACGCGGCGAAGGTAAAGGCGGAGTTTTTAAACGAGATTATAAATCACGGGCTTGAGATAAGCGGCCTTGATAAAATCGCCGCCGTAAATTTGCTGCGGCCGATGCTTGGCGGATACAGCGTCATAGTGCTGCTTGAAAGCCTAAAAAACGCCGACGAGGCCGTAGCTCAGGCCGCCTGTAACGTGCTAAAAGAGACGATTTTCGTGCATGATTATTTTAACGACGTAGCGCAGCTTGCTAAAAGCAATAAATTTGGGCTAGAGGTCTTGCGCTCGTGGGCGGAAGCGGAGTGGTTTAGGGCGCGCGAGAGCCTGCCGCGACGCATTAGAGCGGTCATATTTAAGGTCGCCGGCGAAACCAACACCGACGATCTAAGTCCCGCTAGCGAGGCATACACGCGCTCAGACATCCCGCTGCATGCAAACGCGATGCTAGTTAAGCGTCAGCCGGGCAGCCTAGAAGCGATCCGCGAGCTTAAAAAAAGCGGGCTAGAAGTCGTCTACGCAGGCGACGTCGTGGGTACGGGCAGTAGCCGAAAAAGCGGCATAAACTCCATCCAGTGGCACCTCGGGCGCGAGATAGAGGGCGTGCCGAACAAAAAAACGGGCGGCATCGTGATAGGCACGGCGATCGCGCCGATATTTTTCAACACCGCCGAGGATAGCGGCGCACTGCCGATAGTAGCCGACGTAAGCGCGCTAGAAACGGGCGACGTCGTGGATATCTACCCGTATGCGGGCGAGATGTTGCGCGTCGGGCGGGTAAATTTGAGCGCCGAGGGTAAATTTGACGCGGTTCAAATTTACGGTGACAAAAACGGCGGCAAATTCGAGTACGAGGCGGACGAGGCAAATTTGGACACAGCTGCCAAGCCCGAAGGCGAGCCGGTCGCTCGTTTTACGCTTGCGCCAAACACCATATTTGACGAGATCAGAGTGGGCGGGCGTATACCGCTCATCATCGGCCGCTCGCTTTGCGCTAAGGCCAGAGCGGCGCTAAATTTAGGCGCGGAGGATATATTCGCAAGGCCCGCGCAGCCGCAAACGGACGAGAGCGAGGGATACACGCTAGCTCAAAAGATCGTGGGCAAGGCCTGCGGCGTGCAGGGTATCAGAGCCGGGCAATACTGCGAACCGGCGACTCTCACTGTAGGCTCGCAGGACACCACCGGACCGATGACGCGCGACGAGATCAAAGAGCTGGCTAGTCTTGGATTTTCAGCTGATTTCGTGTTACAGAGCTTTTGTCACACGGCGGCGTATCCAAAGCCTAGCGACCTCGAGACGCAAAGGACGCTGCCTAAATTTATGAGTTCGCGCGGCGGAGTGAGCCTAAGGCCGGGCGACGGCGTCATACACTCGTGGCTAAATCGCATGGTACTGCCAGATACCGTGGGCACGGGCGGCGACAGCCATACGCGGTTTCCTATTGGCGTGAGCTTTCCTGCGGGTAGCGGACTGGTAGCGTTTGCGGCGGTGTCTGGGGCTATGCCGCTAAATATGCCAGAGTCCGTGCTCGTGCGATTTAGCGGGCGGCTACAAAAGGGCGTGACGCTGCGCGATCTAGTAAATGCGATCCCCTACTACGCGATCAAGCGCGGGCTGCTCACCGTCGAAAAGAAGGGCAAGAAAAACGTATTTGCGGGTAAAATTTTAGAGATTGAAGGGCTGGAGGAGCTAAAAGTCGAGCAGGCCTTTGAGCTAAGCGACGCTTCTGCCGAGCGCTCTGCAGCGGCCTGCGCGGTAAATTTGAGTATCGAGAGCGTCGCCGAATACGTCCGCTCAAACGTCGCTCTCATCGAGGCCATGATAGAGGCGGGCTACGAAAGTAGGGCTAGCCTAGAGCGCCGTGCGGCGAAAATGCGCGAGTGGCTAGCGGCGCCTAGCTTGCTGCGAGCCGATAAAAACGCGCGCTACGCCGAGGTGATTGAGATAAATTTGGATGAGATAACAGAACCCATCCTAGCCTGCCCGAACGACCCCGACGACGTCGCGACTCTGAGCGAAGTGCTAGCCGATAGCTCGCGCCCGCATAAGATCGACGAGGTGTTTGTGGGTAGTTGTATGACCAATATCGGCCACTACCGCGCGCTAGGCGAGGCTCTGCGGGGGCTTGGGACGCTGCCCACTCGCCTTTGGATCGCGCCGCCAACAAAGATGGATCAGGTACTGCTAGAAAAGGAGGGCTACTACGATATCTTCCGCGCGGTGGGTGCTCGCACGGAGGTGCCTGGATGCTCGCTTTGCATGGGCAATCAAGCCCGCGTGAACGACGGCGCGACCGTGTTTTCAACCTCAACGAGAAATTTTGATAACCGAATGGGCATGGGCGCGCGCGTGTATCTAGGCAGCGCCGAGCTAGCGGCCGTTTGCGCCGTGCTAGGCAGGCTACCTAGCATCTCTGAATACATGAGCATAGTGCCCCAAAAGCTTGCGGGCAAAGAGGCACAGATCTATCGGTATCTAAATTTTAATGAGATAGAAAATTTTAAAATTTAG